Proteins encoded together in one Rhodospirillaceae bacterium window:
- a CDS encoding PLP-dependent transferase has protein sequence MTASKHPETIVLHAGHRRDSPTNSVAVPIYQTTSYQFDDSAHAADLFGLKRFGNIYTRIMNPTTAVLEERLAAIEGGVAALAVASGQAASAMAIQNIAKAGDNIVSSTDLYGGTWNLFANTLKQQGIEVRFVDPKDPEAFAKATDAKTRAYYAETLPNPKLRVFPIKEVADIGRKLGVPLIMDNTAAPILCRPFDHGAAIVVYSTTKYIGGHGTSIGGAIIDGGNFDWEANAARFPGLNQPDPSYHGAIWTQAVKPLGPIAYIIKARVTLLRDLGAAMSPFNAFLFIQGLETLPLRMREHVKNAQAVASYLNGHPAVTKVIHPSLATGEDKRRADTYLKGGYGGLLGFEIKGGLEAGRRFIDSLKLLYHVANIGDARSLAIHPASTTHSQLSPEEQLTSGVSDSYVRLSIGIEHIDDILADITQALDVATGTAKAAE, from the coding sequence ATGACTGCCAGCAAGCATCCTGAAACGATCGTGCTCCACGCCGGCCATCGCCGCGACAGCCCCACCAACTCGGTGGCCGTGCCGATCTATCAGACAACCTCCTACCAGTTCGACGATTCCGCCCATGCCGCCGACCTCTTTGGCCTGAAGCGGTTCGGCAACATCTATACCCGCATCATGAACCCGACCACGGCGGTGCTCGAAGAGCGTCTCGCAGCCATCGAAGGCGGTGTCGCGGCCCTCGCCGTTGCCTCCGGCCAGGCGGCCTCGGCCATGGCGATCCAGAACATCGCCAAGGCCGGCGACAACATCGTCTCCTCGACCGATCTTTACGGCGGCACCTGGAACCTCTTCGCCAATACGCTGAAGCAACAGGGCATCGAGGTGCGCTTCGTTGACCCGAAGGACCCGGAAGCCTTCGCCAAGGCCACCGACGCCAAGACCCGCGCCTATTACGCCGAGACCCTGCCCAACCCGAAGCTCCGCGTCTTCCCGATCAAGGAAGTGGCCGATATCGGCCGCAAGCTCGGCGTGCCGCTGATCATGGACAATACGGCCGCGCCCATCCTGTGCCGGCCGTTCGACCATGGCGCGGCTATCGTCGTCTATTCGACCACGAAATATATCGGCGGCCATGGCACGTCGATCGGCGGTGCCATCATCGATGGCGGCAATTTCGATTGGGAAGCCAATGCCGCGCGCTTCCCCGGACTCAACCAGCCAGACCCCTCCTATCACGGTGCCATCTGGACCCAGGCCGTGAAGCCGCTGGGCCCCATCGCCTATATCATCAAGGCGCGCGTCACCTTGCTGCGAGATCTCGGTGCGGCGATGAGCCCGTTCAACGCCTTCCTGTTCATCCAGGGACTTGAGACCCTGCCCTTGCGCATGCGCGAGCATGTCAAGAACGCGCAGGCGGTGGCGAGCTATCTCAATGGCCACCCGGCGGTGACCAAGGTCATTCATCCGAGCCTCGCCACCGGCGAAGACAAGCGCCGTGCCGACACCTATCTCAAGGGCGGCTATGGCGGATTGCTCGGCTTCGAGATCAAAGGCGGGCTGGAAGCCGGCCGCCGCTTCATCGATTCCCTGAAGCTGCTCTATCACGTGGCCAATATCGGCGATGCGCGGAGCCTCGCCATCCACCCGGCCTCGACCACGCATTCGCAGCTCTCGCCCGAGGAGCAGTTAACGAGCGGCGTCTCGGATTCCTATGTCCGTCTCTCCATCGGCATCGAGCATATCGACGACATCCTCGCTGACATCACCCAGGCCCTGGATGTGGCGACCGGCACAGCGAAAGCGGCGGAGTAA